From Deltaproteobacteria bacterium:
AGTTCAGGGCCATTAAGACCAATGGCTGCGGCTTCTGCCCGCTCCATCAAATCATCAAATTCTGCCATTACCCGCGCCGCCGTCATTCGTTACCTCTTACTCTTCAATTCCCAAGTCACTGTTAAGAATTGATGCTGCTAACTTTCGGGGATCCACATGGTAGTCGCCCGCCTCTATCGCCGCCTTAAGCTCTTCGAGCTTCGCCTCACTGGCCCCCATGGGACCATCTACCCGTGAAATCTCCCGAATGGATTCAGCAAGAGAACCTAGACGCTCACTGAGCACCACGCGGTCACTCTGTCGATTAACAGATGTTCCACCGCTGCGCTGAGCACCTGCTTTTCCGCTTTTATCACCCGCCACAGCTTCGCTGCGTGCTCTTCTAGCTTTGTCTGCGGGTCCATTCTGGATTTTCATCATTTTCCTCCGCTGGCTAGCCCCAGTCGATACTGCTTTAAACCATGTCGCTTAACTGCGCCATGGGAGCAAGGCTTTCCAGACTCGT
This genomic window contains:
- the flgM gene encoding flagellar biosynthesis anti-sigma factor FlgM, whose translation is MKIQNGPADKARRARSEAVAGDKSGKAGAQRSGGTSVNRQSDRVVLSERLGSLAESIREISRVDGPMGASEAKLEELKAAIEAGDYHVDPRKLAASILNSDLGIEE